TATTTTCCTTATGAACCAACGGATAAACAAACTTTAAATGTTTATATAATTGAAAAATTCTAGAACCATAGGGACGGGGATAACTGGCTTTTCGGCTTGCAAAAAAGCCAGTTATCCCCGTCCTTGTTTGGCACTACTTGTCTCTGTTTGGCCTATTGGCATTTACGATATATATTCCGGCACATACTAAAATTAATGCCATCAGACTTCCAATATTGAATGCCTGTTTTACCTCTCCGAGTATCAGTGCTGATAAAATTACACTGCAAAGAGGATTTACAAATCCAAAAATTGCAACTTTGGAAACATCATTCCATGCAAGAAGTATTGACCAGAGTGTGTATGCCACAGCTGAAACCATTGCAAGATAAAATATTATTATCAGACCTGCGGCAGTAATATTTTCCAGGTGTCCGCCCATTCCAATTCCGATTAAAGCAAGAACAATTCCGCCCATTGTGAATTGGGTTCCGCTTAATACTACAGGTGATACTTTTTTAGAAAAAAGATTGATCAACACAGTAGACATTCCATAAGATAATTGTGCAATCAGGATAAATCCCTCTCCAATTAGTTTAAATCCCATATTCAGGGAATTCCCCATCAGATTAATTACCACTACTCCGGCAAATCCGAGAACGCATCCTACAAGTTTTCTGCCTGTCATACGTTCATTTCGAAATATCAGGCAAGACAATAAAATTGCGATAAAATTTCCAAGACCGGTGATGATTCCACCCTTTACTCCGGATGTGTGTGCAACACCAATATAGAAAAAGAAGTATTGTCCGACTGTCTGAGCAAGACACACGG
This Ruminococcus hominis DNA region includes the following protein-coding sequences:
- a CDS encoding DMT family transporter, with the protein product MSQKQNKLTQTGIVALLACVCCILWGSAIPVIKTGYHILQVDSSDTASQIVFAGIRFTLAGILVLIFASIKEKKVMLPDRKLLKYAIPVCLAQTVGQYFFFYIGVAHTSGVKGGIITGLGNFIAILLSCLIFRNERMTGRKLVGCVLGFAGVVVINLMGNSLNMGFKLIGEGFILIAQLSYGMSTVLINLFSKKVSPVVLSGTQFTMGGIVLALIGIGMGGHLENITAAGLIIIFYLAMVSAVAYTLWSILLAWNDVSKVAIFGFVNPLCSVILSALILGEVKQAFNIGSLMALILVCAGIYIVNANRPNRDK